A genomic segment from Sulfuritalea hydrogenivorans sk43H encodes:
- a CDS encoding arylsulfatase, with protein MPKIVPIRPPEKAPNIVVVLLDDVGFGAAGTFGGPVATPALDELAREGLRYNRFHTTALSSPSRAALLTGRNHHRVNAGGVTEFATGFDGYNSIIPKAAATIARVLRDNGYSTAAYGKWHNTPVWEISPAGPFDRWPTGLGFDEFYGFMGGEAHQYSPGLYRGTTPVERSEHAKHYHLTTDLADQAIAWMHTQKAMTPDKPFFVYWAPGATHAPFQVYPEWVKPYEGKFEQGWDQLREEIFTRQKKLGVIPRDAKLTPRHESIPAWNSLSPDRKRLASRLMEVYAGFLAHTDHEVGRLMASLRDMKEWENTLFIYIVGDNGAAPAGGIDGVFNEMVTLNGLKEDPAVVMSRLDQIGGPKANSEYPVGFAWAMNTPFQYTKQIASHLGGTRNPMVVSWPNRIKGHGGLRSQFHHLIDIAPTIYDAAGIPAPKRVDGVDQMPLDGISMTYTFDDAGAGERRKTQYFEIQGRRGIYHDGWLAGTTHNFLLWQRKSLQAFDKDRWELYHLDNDFSQSADLADREPEKLEQLKALFLAQARENRVLPLDDRGPARAMMSPRPTLMGKRKSIRLTAGATRLPEDVIRAFFNRPYAITATFASLDDIPADGVLLAAGGYFAGLSLYVKAGIPHFTYNYFGSNYTTLAGSARLPQGKVTLKMEFDYPSIDLGMGGTARLLVNGRIVAEKPIPATVPLGFSADETLDVGRDTGTPAADTYESPFPFNGKIESVELTTR; from the coding sequence ATGCCGAAAATCGTGCCGATCCGCCCCCCGGAAAAGGCGCCGAACATCGTCGTGGTCCTGCTCGACGATGTGGGTTTTGGCGCCGCAGGTACCTTCGGCGGACCGGTGGCGACACCCGCTCTGGACGAGCTAGCTCGGGAGGGCCTCCGCTACAACCGCTTTCATACGACGGCGCTGAGTTCTCCGAGCCGTGCGGCGCTGCTGACCGGCCGCAATCACCACCGCGTCAATGCCGGCGGCGTGACCGAGTTCGCAACCGGCTTCGACGGCTACAACTCGATCATTCCCAAGGCTGCCGCGACCATTGCGCGGGTGCTGCGCGACAATGGCTATAGCACGGCGGCCTACGGCAAGTGGCACAACACGCCGGTTTGGGAAATCAGCCCGGCGGGACCTTTCGACCGCTGGCCGACCGGGCTGGGCTTCGACGAGTTCTACGGATTCATGGGCGGCGAGGCGCATCAATACTCTCCCGGACTCTATCGCGGCACCACTCCGGTGGAGAGGTCCGAGCACGCGAAGCACTATCACCTGACCACCGATCTGGCCGATCAGGCGATTGCCTGGATGCATACCCAAAAGGCGATGACTCCCGACAAGCCGTTTTTTGTCTACTGGGCGCCCGGAGCCACCCACGCGCCGTTTCAGGTCTACCCGGAATGGGTAAAACCGTACGAAGGAAAATTCGAGCAGGGCTGGGACCAACTCAGAGAGGAAATCTTCACGCGTCAGAAAAAGCTCGGCGTTATTCCCCGGGACGCCAAGCTGACCCCGCGGCATGAATCGATTCCGGCATGGAATTCGCTGTCCCCCGATCGCAAGCGGCTCGCTTCCCGCTTGATGGAAGTCTATGCCGGCTTCCTTGCCCATACCGACCACGAGGTCGGACGTCTGATGGCGAGTCTGCGCGACATGAAAGAATGGGAGAACACACTGTTCATCTACATCGTCGGTGACAATGGGGCGGCCCCGGCGGGGGGAATCGACGGCGTGTTCAATGAAATGGTGACACTCAACGGCCTGAAGGAAGACCCCGCAGTCGTCATGTCGCGTCTCGATCAAATCGGCGGGCCGAAGGCCAACAGCGAATATCCGGTGGGTTTCGCCTGGGCCATGAACACGCCGTTTCAATATACCAAGCAGATTGCCAGCCATCTCGGCGGCACCCGCAATCCGATGGTCGTTTCGTGGCCGAACCGGATTAAGGGCCACGGCGGCCTGCGTAGCCAGTTCCATCACCTGATCGACATCGCGCCAACGATCTACGATGCAGCCGGCATTCCCGCGCCCAAGCGCGTCGACGGCGTCGACCAAATGCCGCTCGATGGCATCAGCATGACATATACCTTCGACGACGCCGGCGCCGGGGAACGCCGCAAGACCCAGTACTTCGAAATCCAGGGCAGGCGGGGCATCTATCACGACGGCTGGCTGGCGGGGACCACGCACAACTTCCTGCTGTGGCAGCGCAAGTCATTGCAGGCCTTCGACAAGGATCGCTGGGAGTTGTATCACCTCGACAACGACTTCAGCCAGTCCGCCGATCTCGCTGATCGCGAACCGGAAAAACTGGAACAACTCAAAGCGCTCTTCCTGGCGCAGGCAAGAGAGAATCGCGTTTTGCCGCTAGATGACCGCGGCCCGGCGCGCGCCATGATGAGCCCGCGTCCGACATTGATGGGAAAGCGCAAGTCCATTCGACTGACGGCTGGTGCCACGCGTTTGCCCGAAGACGTCATACGGGCATTCTTCAACCGCCCCTATGCGATCACGGCCACATTCGCATCGCTGGATGACATTCCAGCGGACGGTGTTCTGTTGGCAGCAGGCGGATATTTCGCGGGACTTTCGCTGTACGTCAAGGCCGGCATACCGCATTTCACCTACAACTATTTCGGCTCCAACTACACGACCTTGGCTGGATCCGCCCGGCTGCCGCAAGGCAAGGTCACGCTGAAGATGGAGTTCGACTATCCGAGCATCGATCTCGGCATGGGCGGTACGGCCAGGCTTCTGGTGAATGGGCGAATCGTGGCCGAGAAGCCGATACCCGCCACCGTTCCGCTGGGTTTTTCGGCAGACGAAACCCTGGACGTTGGCAGGGACACCGGAACGCCGGCCGCCGACACCTACGAAAGTCCGTTCCCCTTCAATGGAAAGATCGAGTCCGTGGAACTGACAACGCGATGA
- a CDS encoding MarR family winged helix-turn-helix transcriptional regulator: MPLMLHLHRAQGLAFAQALSVWARHGLTPAEFDVLATLRNSPPPFELTPSRLQASVIITSGGLTKVMRQLEDRNLVTRSQTNYDQRIKPIKLTRKGKHLVEAAMAELAATSGAWVKKILGAKEIALLTGLLGKFAEAVDSDEE, from the coding sequence ATGCCCTTGATGCTGCATCTGCACCGGGCGCAAGGCTTGGCCTTCGCTCAGGCGCTGAGTGTGTGGGCCAGGCATGGCCTGACGCCGGCGGAGTTCGATGTACTGGCCACCCTGCGCAATTCGCCGCCACCCTTCGAGCTCACGCCATCACGGCTGCAGGCATCGGTGATAATCACTTCCGGCGGGCTAACCAAAGTCATGCGGCAGCTGGAAGACAGAAACCTGGTCACCCGTTCGCAAACGAATTACGACCAGCGCATCAAGCCAATCAAGCTGACCCGCAAGGGGAAGCACCTGGTCGAGGCAGCAATGGCCGAATTGGCGGCCACGTCCGGTGCCTGGGTCAAGAAGATTCTGGGTGCGAAAGAGATTGCGTTGCTGACGGGATTGCTTGGAAAATTTGCCGAAGCCGTCGATTCCGACGAAGAGTGA